From Azospirillum brasilense, one genomic window encodes:
- a CDS encoding Isoquinoline 1-oxidoreductase subunit, giving the protein MRRIARLILPAVTVSALALASAIGSTRADTADLGRGLKSPAEIVPTGDPASRSRALFTEAAKVLTDPRCMNCHPADRQPTQGDAMRPHAPFMQAGESGFGQPGLNCNSCHRTENTTLVGSRIGSVPGATPWLLAPASMAWQGLTLGGICQQLKDPARNGGRSLAQIHTHLAEDHLVAWAWHPGEGRRPAPGTQAAFGALIAAWIETGAECPP; this is encoded by the coding sequence ATGCGACGTATCGCCCGTCTCATCCTTCCCGCCGTGACCGTGAGCGCCCTGGCCCTGGCCTCTGCCATCGGCTCCACCCGAGCGGATACCGCTGACCTCGGGCGCGGCTTGAAAAGCCCCGCCGAGATCGTCCCGACCGGAGATCCCGCGTCCCGCTCGCGCGCGCTCTTCACGGAAGCGGCCAAGGTTCTCACCGATCCCCGCTGCATGAACTGCCACCCGGCCGACCGCCAGCCGACCCAGGGCGATGCGATGCGCCCGCACGCTCCGTTCATGCAGGCCGGGGAGTCCGGGTTCGGTCAGCCCGGATTGAACTGCAACTCCTGCCACCGGACGGAGAACACCACCCTGGTCGGCAGCCGCATCGGCTCCGTTCCTGGCGCCACGCCATGGCTTTTGGCGCCGGCCAGCATGGCGTGGCAGGGGCTGACCCTCGGCGGGATCTGCCAGCAGTTGAAGGACCCGGCCCGCAACGGCGGCCGCAGCCTTGCCCAGATCCACACGCACTTGGCCGAGGATCATCTCGTCGCCTGGGCTTGGCATCCCGGCGAAGGCCGCCGTCCGGCACCAGGCACGCAGGCCGCCTTCGGCGCGTTGATCGCCGCCTGGATCGAGACCGGCGCAGAGTGCCCGCCCTGA